The Stieleria sp. JC731 genome has a segment encoding these proteins:
- a CDS encoding glycosyltransferase: MNRVLIVYESLATPTTTVRALQFENCFEKDSSLHATFIGRTSERMNAIMQRWPWRPSLRRPAIWAETKVIQKREDQIVELAKSHDTVMLVTVPSWRLHQRLCDLPNTKVVTDLIDAVWLPAFQSAGWQHIHQMLQTSDAVICENEFTARYTRSHNSNVAIVPDSPQIEVFDRYRDSIKRDRNQTTIGWIGGKYTADALYRIFEPLEKVFAESSNLRLLLLGADPDRLPRFEHFQPSVIPSYNQTSMVQNALAMDIGIFPMFKVDESLYRGALKSRIYMAAGCAVVGQKLGDNELLIEHDCNGRLAASDQDWIDSLRLLIADRQSRERIATAGLEKVRTEYSRDRCYDRLREVLLNVN; encoded by the coding sequence ATGAATAGAGTCTTGATCGTTTACGAATCGCTGGCGACCCCAACGACAACTGTTCGCGCATTGCAGTTCGAGAATTGCTTCGAGAAAGACAGCTCACTGCATGCCACATTTATCGGCCGAACCAGTGAGCGAATGAACGCGATCATGCAGCGATGGCCTTGGCGGCCTTCGCTGCGAAGGCCAGCAATTTGGGCCGAAACCAAGGTCATACAAAAACGCGAAGACCAGATTGTTGAACTGGCCAAATCGCACGATACGGTCATGCTGGTCACGGTGCCTTCATGGCGACTGCACCAACGACTTTGCGATCTTCCAAATACCAAAGTCGTTACGGACTTGATCGATGCCGTCTGGTTGCCAGCGTTTCAATCCGCCGGATGGCAACATATTCATCAAATGTTGCAAACATCCGATGCGGTGATTTGCGAGAATGAATTCACAGCTCGGTACACCCGTTCGCATAACTCCAACGTAGCAATCGTTCCCGATTCGCCACAGATTGAAGTCTTCGATCGCTACCGAGATTCCATCAAACGTGATCGCAACCAAACCACCATCGGCTGGATCGGCGGCAAATACACGGCTGATGCACTTTACCGAATCTTTGAACCCCTAGAGAAAGTGTTTGCCGAATCGTCGAATCTGAGACTGCTGCTTCTAGGTGCAGATCCAGATCGACTTCCACGATTCGAACACTTTCAGCCGAGTGTGATTCCATCGTACAACCAGACCAGCATGGTCCAGAACGCTCTAGCGATGGACATCGGAATCTTCCCAATGTTCAAGGTCGACGAATCGCTTTATCGCGGCGCGTTGAAATCCAGGATTTACATGGCGGCTGGCTGTGCTGTCGTCGGTCAAAAGCTCGGCGACAATGAACTCTTGATTGAGCACGACTGCAACGGTCGTCTGGCCGCATCAGATCAAGACTGGATCGATTCACTGCGGCTTTTAATCGCCGACCGTCAGTCCAGGGAACGCATCGCTACTGCTGGCCTTGAGAAGGTCCGAACAGAATACTCACGCGATCGCTGCTATGATCGATTGCGTGAGGTCTTGCTGAACGTCAACTAG
- a CDS encoding DegT/DnrJ/EryC1/StrS family aminotransferase gives MAKFVDTRDKSILPVEGENIVLFHPHVPEAAIDEVADTLRTRWIGQGPKVDLFESKFRDWLGSNHHPIAVGSCTDAMHLAYVLAGLQPGDEVIVPVFTCTATSIPLLYHGIKIRFADAQAGTMNIDPDHVRSLVTEKTKAIVCVHYGGLPCDMDELQAIATECGVPLIEDAAQAVGATYKGRPVGGMSDFTAFSFQAIKHITTGDGGMLMLRDEELVDKAQRIRWFGIDRKAKQGGTWANDIYEVGYKYQMTDIGAAMGLAALKTIDESLALRKAILSTYIDELAGIDGLQVVGAGLEDRVHAAWLCTVLVDRRTDLEKKLRDARIESGQVHFRNDRYSVFAEYREGELPNMNAMENRYLVLPLHTHMNVGDAQRVCDVIKSGW, from the coding sequence ATGGCCAAATTTGTTGACACTCGGGATAAGTCGATCCTTCCCGTCGAAGGCGAGAACATCGTTCTGTTTCATCCCCATGTCCCGGAAGCTGCCATCGATGAAGTGGCTGACACACTGCGGACTCGTTGGATCGGACAGGGCCCAAAAGTCGACCTGTTCGAATCTAAATTCAGAGATTGGCTTGGATCAAATCACCATCCGATCGCCGTCGGGTCGTGTACCGACGCCATGCACTTAGCCTACGTGCTGGCTGGCTTGCAGCCAGGCGACGAAGTTATTGTGCCCGTATTTACCTGCACCGCCACCAGCATCCCGCTGCTCTATCACGGCATCAAAATCCGTTTTGCAGATGCCCAAGCCGGGACTATGAACATCGACCCAGACCATGTCCGTTCGCTCGTTACCGAAAAGACCAAAGCGATCGTGTGCGTTCACTATGGCGGATTGCCCTGTGACATGGACGAACTTCAGGCGATTGCGACCGAATGCGGCGTGCCTTTGATTGAAGACGCGGCACAAGCCGTCGGTGCGACTTACAAAGGTCGACCGGTGGGTGGGATGAGTGATTTCACAGCGTTCTCCTTTCAAGCGATCAAACACATCACTACCGGCGACGGCGGGATGCTGATGTTGCGTGACGAGGAACTGGTCGACAAAGCACAGCGAATACGTTGGTTCGGAATCGATCGCAAAGCCAAACAAGGCGGCACATGGGCGAATGATATCTACGAAGTGGGCTACAAGTACCAAATGACCGATATCGGCGCCGCAATGGGGCTTGCCGCGCTGAAAACCATTGACGAATCACTGGCCCTGCGAAAGGCGATTCTTTCAACCTACATCGATGAACTGGCTGGAATCGATGGCCTGCAAGTGGTCGGTGCGGGGCTTGAAGATCGCGTTCATGCCGCGTGGCTCTGCACCGTTTTGGTTGATCGACGTACCGACCTGGAAAAGAAGCTTCGCGACGCAAGAATCGAATCGGGACAGGTGCACTTTCGCAATGACCGTTATTCGGTGTTTGCAGAATACCGCGAAGGGGAACTTCCCAATATGAATGCCATGGAAAACCGATACTTGGTTTTACCCCTTCACACTCATATGAACGTCGGTGATGCACAGCGTGTTTGCGATGTGATCAAGAGCGGCTGGTAG
- a CDS encoding sulfotransferase, with the protein MTDQRKPIPTHFQGHSPDPVLVMGMHNSGSTALSRCLHACGLFMVNNATQCESHFFSNYVNDELLMGGGANWANYPIMSVDEVMSFRASVGEFMLQQWRIDLMQWGYDGVSPWGIKDARTCVLLPLYLDVFPNSKILFIRRDPHDIAASLSHREKPGVGVFNDPDHWLKLTLAHFERVETYGKAHPWFHEVGYEELCREPVQVGERIHEYLGLDFTEEHAGVYSKTMRTDRLGTRAWTSFKWRVMAIKKGLQVMCE; encoded by the coding sequence GTGACCGATCAAAGAAAACCGATTCCGACGCACTTCCAAGGCCATTCACCAGACCCCGTTCTAGTGATGGGAATGCACAACAGCGGCAGCACCGCGCTGTCTCGATGCCTGCATGCATGTGGGTTGTTCATGGTCAACAACGCAACTCAATGCGAATCGCATTTCTTTTCGAACTATGTGAACGACGAACTATTGATGGGTGGAGGCGCCAACTGGGCAAACTATCCAATCATGTCGGTCGATGAAGTGATGAGCTTCCGAGCGTCGGTTGGCGAGTTCATGCTACAGCAGTGGCGAATCGACTTGATGCAGTGGGGCTACGACGGTGTATCTCCCTGGGGAATCAAAGACGCTCGAACTTGTGTGCTGCTTCCGCTGTATCTTGATGTCTTCCCCAACAGCAAGATTCTTTTCATCCGACGCGATCCTCACGACATTGCCGCCTCACTATCGCACCGTGAAAAACCAGGCGTCGGTGTCTTCAACGATCCGGACCACTGGTTGAAGTTAACCTTGGCGCATTTCGAACGTGTCGAGACTTACGGAAAAGCCCATCCGTGGTTCCATGAAGTCGGGTATGAAGAGCTTTGCCGCGAACCTGTCCAAGTTGGCGAGCGAATTCATGAGTATCTTGGACTGGATTTCACTGAGGAACATGCCGGCGTTTACTCCAAGACGATGCGTACCGACCGCTTGGGCACACGCGCTTGGACATCATTCAAATGGCGAGTGATGGCGATCAAGAAAGGCTTGCAGGTGATGTGCGAATGA
- a CDS encoding zinc-ribbon domain-containing protein: protein MSIKRLSCPGCGTTMNVPASMAKAQCPSCGQVFLTNQPSSANAPTPARGPSEKQPTGRKPGSESKMMQWVAVLGVSFIAMAILIGMTFLRVTDAQEEAAKADQIAAEQQAQAEIEAKKNLEYRVVDLPESTRQQIYRDYSAMTNSMNRNSKKIPKSGAAGKAFNSLMQKTADREATHFALMHNITEEDVMQIVIEGQAKDW from the coding sequence ATGTCGATCAAAAGACTTTCCTGCCCCGGTTGTGGCACGACAATGAACGTGCCCGCTTCGATGGCCAAAGCCCAGTGCCCGTCTTGTGGTCAAGTATTCTTGACCAACCAGCCAAGTTCCGCGAATGCACCGACTCCCGCACGCGGCCCATCGGAAAAGCAGCCCACCGGCCGAAAACCGGGTTCGGAAAGCAAGATGATGCAATGGGTTGCAGTCTTGGGCGTCTCTTTCATCGCAATGGCCATCCTGATCGGCATGACATTCCTGCGTGTCACCGACGCTCAGGAAGAAGCCGCCAAAGCTGACCAAATCGCTGCCGAGCAGCAGGCCCAAGCGGAAATTGAAGCCAAGAAAAACCTTGAATACCGCGTCGTCGACCTTCCGGAATCAACGAGGCAGCAGATTTATCGCGACTACAGCGCGATGACCAATTCGATGAACCGGAACTCGAAAAAGATTCCCAAAAGTGGCGCCGCCGGAAAGGCGTTCAACAGCTTGATGCAAAAAACTGCCGACCGCGAAGCGACGCATTTTGCACTCATGCACAACATCACTGAAGAAGACGTGATGCAGATCGTCATCGAAGGCCAAGCCAAGGACTGGTAG
- a CDS encoding PilZ domain-containing protein: protein MAKLTLRDIELIYDGDELTICSVSRPETRLTLDPDAVDELVDFVETIQKTKVAIAEQDNQRQSFRVPIVRRDDLHVEINFRGMDFEARPDNISMTGLFIRSHDRDPVKFQIGDEATLTLTCNGESTELEGIVRRMGRNGYGFFFPACVRFEQVDPPPEVRRIVMELQRRWMMYRTD from the coding sequence ATGGCGAAGCTGACTCTACGCGATATCGAATTAATTTATGACGGCGACGAGCTGACGATTTGCAGCGTCAGCCGACCGGAAACGCGTTTGACGTTGGACCCCGATGCTGTCGATGAACTGGTGGACTTTGTCGAGACGATCCAGAAAACCAAAGTCGCCATTGCCGAACAGGACAACCAACGGCAGTCTTTTCGTGTCCCGATTGTGCGCCGCGATGATCTTCACGTTGAGATTAATTTCCGCGGAATGGATTTCGAGGCACGCCCCGATAACATCAGCATGACCGGGCTTTTCATCCGATCGCACGATCGAGACCCGGTAAAGTTCCAGATCGGCGACGAAGCGACATTGACGCTGACTTGCAACGGCGAAAGCACCGAACTGGAAGGCATTGTTCGGCGGATGGGTAGGAACGGTTATGGATTCTTCTTTCCAGCCTGCGTACGATTTGAACAAGTTGATCCTCCTCCCGAAGTCCGACGAATCGTCATGGAACTGCAGCGGCGGTGGATGATGTATCGTACCGACTAA
- a CDS encoding ATP-binding cassette domain-containing protein yields the protein MSIIEAQNLAKSYRVYRKGEGLRESIRGLFKREYEEVHAVRGIDLKVETGEFVAFLGPNGAGKTTTLKLLSGVIDPTGGTATVMGFTPWQRKNAYRRRFALVMGQKNQLWWDLPAQESFRLQQQIYGVPADQFKSTLDELTDLLEVGPLMKQPVRELSLGERMKMELIAALLHSPEVLFLDEPTIGLDVIAQHNIQQFLRYYQEKRKITILLTSHYMKDVAALCKRVVVIARGQIQYDGSLSGIIDKFSGYKIITVQFPEHHRVEPESLGEVLSETWPKVKLRVERAEVPRTLSRLLAEHPIEDVAVEDPPLEDVIAELFRESTNKSNAQQIAAGTS from the coding sequence ATGTCGATTATTGAAGCTCAAAACCTGGCAAAGTCCTACCGCGTCTATCGTAAAGGCGAAGGCCTTCGCGAAAGTATTCGTGGACTGTTCAAACGCGAATACGAAGAAGTCCATGCTGTGCGCGGAATCGACCTGAAAGTCGAAACCGGCGAGTTCGTCGCGTTCCTTGGACCGAACGGTGCTGGCAAGACCACCACACTGAAACTGCTCAGCGGTGTGATTGATCCGACCGGTGGAACAGCCACCGTGATGGGATTCACCCCCTGGCAGCGCAAAAATGCTTACCGCCGCCGGTTTGCATTGGTGATGGGTCAGAAGAATCAGCTTTGGTGGGACCTGCCGGCTCAGGAATCATTCCGGTTGCAGCAACAGATTTATGGCGTCCCCGCGGACCAATTCAAATCCACGCTCGACGAGTTGACCGACTTGCTAGAAGTCGGCCCACTGATGAAACAGCCCGTCCGTGAGCTTTCGTTGGGCGAACGGATGAAGATGGAGTTGATCGCGGCATTGCTCCATAGCCCCGAGGTCTTGTTTCTGGACGAACCGACGATCGGCTTGGATGTGATTGCCCAACATAACATCCAGCAGTTCTTGCGCTACTATCAAGAAAAACGCAAGATCACCATCTTGCTGACCAGTCACTATATGAAAGACGTCGCGGCACTCTGCAAACGCGTCGTTGTGATCGCACGCGGTCAGATTCAATACGACGGATCGCTGTCCGGAATCATCGACAAGTTTTCTGGTTACAAAATTATCACGGTGCAGTTTCCAGAACACCATCGCGTTGAGCCTGAGAGCCTTGGCGAAGTCCTTTCGGAAACCTGGCCCAAAGTCAAACTCCGGGTCGAACGGGCAGAGGTTCCCCGGACCCTATCTCGATTGCTCGCTGAACATCCGATCGAAGACGTCGCTGTGGAAGACCCACCTTTGGAAGACGTCATCGCCGAGTTGTTTCGTGAATCGACTAACAAATCCAACGCGCAACAGATCGCTGCTGGAACATCTTGA
- the ispF gene encoding 2-C-methyl-D-erythritol 2,4-cyclodiphosphate synthase: protein MNSQEVSLPNIRVGLGYDSHRLASGGPLRIGGVDIPADVHAVGHSDADVLLHAITDALLGAICDADIGRLFPDTADENKDRDSRDFVVEALTRVNQQGYAIVNFDCVILAERPKMAPHIDSMRTAVSEMLAIQPNQVSIKAKTGEGVGEIGTGQSIATRVVVLLAGKN from the coding sequence ATGAACAGCCAGGAAGTTAGCTTACCCAACATTAGGGTTGGACTCGGTTACGACTCACACCGACTAGCCAGCGGCGGACCGCTACGAATTGGTGGAGTCGATATTCCGGCGGATGTTCACGCGGTCGGTCACAGCGATGCAGATGTTTTGCTGCATGCGATTACAGACGCACTGCTGGGCGCGATCTGTGATGCCGACATCGGTCGTTTGTTTCCAGACACTGCCGATGAAAACAAGGACCGTGATAGCCGCGACTTTGTGGTCGAAGCCCTTACGCGGGTCAACCAACAAGGGTACGCGATCGTCAACTTTGATTGTGTGATACTCGCCGAACGCCCCAAAATGGCTCCCCACATCGATTCGATGCGCACCGCCGTCAGCGAGATGTTGGCAATCCAACCGAACCAAGTGAGTATCAAAGCTAAGACTGGTGAGGGGGTGGGGGAAATTGGGACCGGGCAGTCAATTGCCACTCGAGTTGTCGTGCTTCTGGCGGGAAAAAATTAG
- a CDS encoding class I SAM-dependent methyltransferase, giving the protein MLAPIPLPTHFDSIPVPSEVADRLAWMRTRIERFQDCWNQHHAAQFVAADYELVFQTLTWVLQNQSLVSRRFLEWGCGFAAVASMASKLNLASFAIEAHPDLIQQARQTVSQWPADVELFLGNFLPEGAEDLAFDPTLPSIGHEGASPYDDWGLDIEDFGIVYSYPWPGEDEFHEDVFDRYAAIGEILVMFIGPNEMRAWVKVPTKAGR; this is encoded by the coding sequence ATGCTTGCCCCGATTCCACTACCGACTCACTTCGATTCGATTCCGGTGCCAAGCGAAGTCGCCGATCGCTTGGCATGGATGCGAACTCGGATCGAACGATTTCAAGACTGTTGGAACCAACACCACGCCGCCCAATTTGTTGCGGCGGACTATGAATTAGTTTTCCAAACTTTGACTTGGGTTTTACAAAACCAGTCTCTGGTGAGCCGACGATTTTTGGAATGGGGATGTGGTTTTGCAGCGGTCGCTAGCATGGCGTCCAAACTGAACCTCGCTTCCTTTGCAATCGAGGCTCATCCGGACCTTATTCAGCAGGCGCGGCAAACGGTGTCACAATGGCCTGCGGACGTCGAACTGTTCCTCGGCAACTTTTTGCCCGAAGGGGCGGAAGACTTGGCGTTCGACCCAACCTTGCCGTCGATCGGGCATGAAGGGGCGTCGCCCTACGATGATTGGGGACTGGATATCGAAGACTTTGGAATCGTCTATTCGTATCCTTGGCCTGGCGAAGACGAATTCCACGAAGACGTCTTCGACCGATACGCTGCGATCGGCGAAATCCTTGTGATGTTTATAGGCCCAAATGAAATGCGGGCCTGGGTCAAGGTTCCGACGAAAGCTGGACGCTAG
- a CDS encoding response regulator has protein sequence MCRVLVVDDSPTQMTLIASVLRGRQIEVDTASNGVEAMDQIAKHQPDLVVTDMQMPEMNGVELIRKMRAEVPMIPSVLVTAYGTEGLAADALGVGACNYISKDHVPVLLPDTVYRICKLAEANEESLFLKAALVPQSFQFVLDSSIDRLTPCVCLLVRMMAAMNVLHTVDRLRIAESLHYTLLHCIIHGNLGTPLRETPYSIADAMQLVSKGDAACDSNQTEPCVAIRIDVSSSELSMSVVYEGRGPSIRQSPMPGTPQSFSDERGRGMLLLTSVMDKVIVDPMAGKIHLTKYLD, from the coding sequence ATGTGCAGAGTCCTAGTTGTCGACGATAGCCCGACGCAAATGACATTGATCGCGTCGGTTTTGCGCGGTCGTCAAATCGAAGTCGATACGGCCAGTAACGGTGTCGAAGCGATGGACCAAATCGCGAAGCATCAGCCTGATCTTGTCGTCACGGATATGCAGATGCCAGAAATGAATGGCGTCGAACTTATCCGAAAAATGCGCGCGGAAGTCCCAATGATTCCCTCGGTATTGGTCACCGCATACGGGACCGAAGGGTTAGCCGCGGATGCACTAGGCGTTGGCGCCTGCAACTACATTTCGAAAGACCACGTCCCGGTCTTGCTCCCCGATACGGTCTATCGGATTTGTAAGCTTGCCGAGGCGAACGAAGAATCGTTGTTCTTAAAAGCGGCCTTGGTCCCTCAGTCGTTCCAGTTCGTTCTAGACAGCTCAATCGATCGGCTAACACCGTGCGTTTGTCTGCTCGTTCGAATGATGGCCGCAATGAACGTGCTCCATACTGTCGATCGACTTCGTATCGCTGAATCGCTCCACTACACCTTGTTGCATTGCATCATTCACGGCAACCTCGGTACTCCGCTTCGCGAAACACCATATTCGATCGCCGATGCGATGCAGCTGGTGTCAAAAGGCGACGCGGCTTGCGATTCGAATCAGACCGAACCTTGTGTCGCAATTCGCATTGATGTGTCGTCGTCAGAACTTTCGATGTCGGTGGTTTACGAAGGTCGTGGGCCATCGATTCGGCAATCACCAATGCCAGGGACTCCGCAAAGTTTTTCTGATGAACGCGGTCGTGGCATGCTGCTTTTGACCAGCGTGATGGACAAAGTCATTGTCGATCCCATGGCAGGCAAGATTCATCTGACGAAGTACCTCGATTAG
- a CDS encoding AMP-binding protein: MMTTSLPECVRQRASRHGDRTAVTFLSEDYFSKPQSDTQANSRSQSLTYAELYAKSLALASALRKRHLDGPIGDGTEQPRVALLFPPSIESIIALLGTQLAGCIPVPSSFPRPHREIPRLNASADDCHPAALLTDQATFDSLAHDKLAESLRCKPIIAIDSVLQDSAVIDLDAEDAIVHPNATSPEAIALLQYTSGSTSAARGVVLRHRHLMSNLESIRQGFGLELPSDQCSVDDPSIDVGVFWLPFYHDMGLIGGVLAPLYIGGHTVLMSPRAFLARPIRWLQAISEFGASISGAPNFAYQLCVDRIPSGHTSAIDLSKLRLAFCGAEPIQARTLDEFSQRFSANGFKHAAFYPCYGLAEATLLVAGGKTELEPTTLTLKRDDFQKGLINPLDKTTAAKLSRKEKMQLVGCGSQVWNTEIRIVDPATLTAVSEGMIGEIWVKGGSVSQGYWETQSDVVPDGKNDDLQARFNVSLASGENGFCRSGDLGFIYNGDLYVTGRLKEMIILRGRNLYPQDIEATVRLAVEQTLDGQTDLTFNDLAMCRSAAFAVAGNRGESLAIVVEMPRQLDQQDELSEMARAIRHRIIDVHDVDPQHIWLVRPATIAVTTSGKIRRVDCRASFEDNSIKTRFRYDRSAYSEQAPIQFPTLPSEPLAKDQPKVQQDIEDWMAQWLIARAGVNPDDYCRDRPLSDFGLDSMSAVELSGETEDWTGVALTPEVATDNPSVESLSRFIANGYIASRAI, from the coding sequence ATGATGACAACCTCGTTGCCCGAATGTGTTCGACAACGCGCAAGTCGACATGGCGATCGAACGGCAGTCACGTTCCTGTCGGAAGACTACTTTTCCAAGCCACAATCGGACACTCAGGCAAATTCGCGATCGCAATCGTTGACCTATGCGGAACTCTATGCCAAGTCATTGGCGTTGGCGTCTGCTTTGCGAAAACGGCATCTCGACGGACCGATCGGTGACGGAACTGAGCAGCCGCGTGTGGCTTTATTGTTCCCACCGAGTATCGAAAGCATTATTGCCTTGTTGGGAACTCAACTCGCCGGATGTATCCCTGTTCCAAGTTCCTTCCCTCGCCCACACCGCGAAATTCCGCGGCTGAACGCTTCAGCAGACGATTGTCATCCCGCAGCATTGTTGACTGACCAAGCGACGTTTGATTCTCTTGCACATGACAAACTTGCCGAGTCCCTGCGTTGCAAACCGATCATCGCCATCGATTCAGTCCTGCAAGACAGTGCGGTAATCGACCTCGATGCAGAGGATGCAATCGTTCATCCGAATGCGACTTCACCCGAAGCGATCGCCTTGCTGCAATACACCAGCGGCAGTACCAGTGCTGCGCGCGGCGTCGTACTACGACATCGTCACCTGATGTCAAACTTGGAATCGATCCGCCAGGGGTTCGGTTTAGAACTGCCTTCGGACCAGTGTTCTGTTGATGACCCATCGATCGATGTGGGTGTCTTTTGGTTGCCTTTCTACCATGATATGGGACTCATTGGCGGTGTCTTGGCACCGCTCTATATCGGCGGTCATACGGTGCTGATGAGCCCACGGGCGTTTTTGGCACGGCCGATTCGTTGGTTGCAGGCGATCAGTGAATTTGGTGCCTCGATTTCAGGTGCACCAAACTTTGCTTACCAATTATGTGTGGATCGCATTCCTTCCGGTCATACGTCAGCGATCGACCTCAGCAAATTGCGACTCGCATTCTGTGGCGCTGAACCGATTCAAGCACGAACCTTGGACGAGTTTTCACAGAGGTTTTCAGCCAACGGTTTTAAGCACGCTGCGTTCTACCCTTGCTATGGACTGGCCGAGGCGACATTGCTGGTTGCCGGTGGGAAAACTGAACTCGAACCAACGACGCTAACACTCAAGAGAGATGACTTCCAGAAAGGCCTGATCAATCCGCTTGACAAAACGACTGCGGCAAAACTCAGTCGAAAGGAAAAAATGCAACTGGTCGGATGTGGGAGTCAGGTTTGGAATACCGAAATCAGGATTGTCGACCCGGCCACCTTGACGGCTGTTTCGGAGGGAATGATCGGCGAGATTTGGGTCAAGGGGGGAAGTGTTTCGCAAGGGTACTGGGAAACTCAATCCGATGTGGTACCCGACGGTAAAAACGACGACCTGCAAGCAAGATTCAACGTGTCACTTGCGTCTGGCGAGAACGGCTTTTGTCGATCCGGTGATCTAGGGTTTATCTACAACGGCGACTTGTATGTGACCGGACGTCTGAAGGAGATGATTATTCTACGGGGGCGTAATCTCTATCCTCAGGACATTGAAGCGACCGTTCGGTTGGCAGTCGAGCAAACGCTTGATGGGCAAACCGATTTAACCTTCAACGATTTGGCTATGTGCCGATCGGCTGCATTCGCTGTCGCAGGCAATCGAGGCGAGTCATTGGCCATTGTTGTCGAGATGCCCCGGCAGCTTGATCAGCAAGATGAACTCTCCGAAATGGCTCGCGCGATTCGACATCGCATCATTGATGTTCATGACGTTGATCCACAGCACATTTGGCTAGTTCGTCCGGCCACGATCGCGGTAACGACAAGCGGCAAAATTCGACGTGTTGATTGTCGCGCTTCGTTCGAAGATAACTCGATCAAGACACGGTTTCGCTATGACCGCTCGGCTTATAGCGAACAAGCTCCCATACAATTCCCAACGCTGCCTTCGGAACCACTCGCCAAAGATCAACCCAAAGTCCAGCAGGACATTGAAGATTGGATGGCACAGTGGCTCATCGCTCGCGCCGGCGTCAACCCGGACGACTATTGTCGCGATCGACCACTGAGCGACTTTGGCCTCGATAGCATGTCCGCGGTGGAGCTCAGTGGTGAAACCGAAGATTGGACGGGGGTAGCGTTAACACCGGAGGTCGCCACCGATAACCCGTCGGTCGAATCATTGAGCCGATTTATCGCCAACGGCTATATTGCATCGCGAGCGATTTAG
- a CDS encoding helix-turn-helix domain-containing protein, translating into MNPLQSRPTRGHLIRDRRLGLGLTRQDVANAAGVSVSFVDAVESGQVTSEFASLENLGGILGLQINEMVAAGEGIRPTDSAFANWPWSLSGYIQSHLLPIQDAYCVSENDARNSIAKMRDSWEVHLQNASEDVAEFRIADRLLDKERERYIDRYLGVWRKNDEAVLHATVDERRVGLSVVLPVTDRAYEALRSGKISFMDIGHEDILPESQNIVLDSAVEFPLDDQIPAKRVANAISFAVFYQIAVLSVDPSADDFRLISFAASSTNIQRLAAIGFVDQEIQMPDYGYQICEFLANNADLSHNVRERSESLSFFAGMFRRWVAGDRAVRRKRRMILGAISIFQKIVKSRRRDRTLDAKVG; encoded by the coding sequence ATGAACCCGTTGCAAAGTAGGCCCACACGAGGGCACTTGATTCGTGATCGACGTCTCGGCCTCGGTTTAACTCGACAAGACGTCGCAAATGCTGCAGGAGTCTCCGTGTCATTTGTTGACGCGGTGGAATCAGGACAGGTAACCAGTGAGTTTGCTTCGCTGGAAAATCTTGGGGGGATCCTCGGTTTACAGATCAACGAGATGGTTGCCGCTGGCGAAGGAATTCGGCCAACTGACAGTGCGTTTGCAAACTGGCCATGGAGTCTAAGTGGTTATATCCAAAGCCACTTGTTGCCGATTCAAGACGCCTATTGTGTCAGCGAAAACGATGCTCGCAATTCGATCGCCAAGATGAGGGATAGCTGGGAAGTCCATTTGCAAAACGCCAGCGAGGATGTCGCCGAATTCCGTATTGCCGATCGTCTCTTGGACAAAGAACGGGAACGCTATATCGATCGTTATTTGGGCGTTTGGCGTAAGAATGATGAAGCGGTCCTGCACGCGACGGTCGATGAACGCCGCGTCGGTTTGTCAGTCGTTCTTCCCGTTACCGACCGTGCGTACGAGGCACTGCGATCGGGGAAAATCTCATTCATGGATATCGGGCACGAAGATATCCTTCCCGAAAGCCAAAACATCGTTCTTGATTCCGCCGTCGAGTTTCCGCTCGACGACCAGATTCCCGCAAAGCGAGTGGCCAATGCGATTAGCTTTGCCGTGTTCTATCAAATCGCCGTGTTGTCGGTGGATCCGTCGGCCGATGATTTTCGGTTGATTTCGTTCGCAGCCAGTTCAACCAATATTCAACGATTGGCCGCGATCGGATTTGTTGACCAAGAAATTCAGATGCCCGACTACGGCTACCAGATTTGTGAGTTCTTGGCCAACAATGCAGACCTGTCCCACAACGTTCGCGAACGCAGCGAATCGTTGTCCTTCTTTGCCGGAATGTTTCGTCGTTGGGTTGCGGGAGATCGCGCGGTACGACGCAAGCGGCGAATGATCCTTGGAGCGATCTCCATCTTTCAAAAAATCGTCAAGTCCCGGCGTCGCGATCGAACGCTGGACGCAAAAGTGGGGTGA